The sequence GTCCTCGCGGCGACGGATCTCGGCGATCGCCCGCAGCGCGGCGAGGTTCGAGTAGTCGTAGTCGAGGACGCGGTTCCAGTCGCTGAGAGCGAGCTCGTCGCTCGCGAGGCACTCGGTGAACACCCGGGCGCGGCGCGTGAGGATGTTGACCCGATCGTCGTCGGACTCGGCGATGTCGTGCTGGCGCTCCAGCACGTCGACGAGCTCGCGCCACGCTTGCTGGCCCTCGTAGAGGCCCGCGAGCGCGAAGAGCGCCTCGGGATCCTCGCCTCGAAGGTCGAGCACGAGCTTCCACGTGTCGATCGCCCGCGTCGCGTCGTTCAGGCGCTCCGAGGCGAGTCGCGCGAGCTTCGCGCGAATGTCCGCCTCCGCGGCGTCCCCAGCGGCGTTCTCGAGCTCTCGCTCGAACACGCCGTTCAGGAGCACCCAGGCGCCCTCCGCCTCGTAGATACGCGAGAGCGCAGCGATCGCGCCCTCGTGCCCACGCTCGAGGCCGTCGAAGATCGTGCGGTACGCCCGCGTCGCGTTGGCGGCGTCGAGCAGACGTGTCTCGTAGACCTCGCCGAGGCGGGCGTAGAGGTCGACGAGGTCGACCTGCTCCATCGGCACCTTCACGCGCGACTCGAGCACCTCGGCCAGCTCGCGCCACTGCTCGAGCGAGAGGTAGATGCGATCGAGGTTCTCGAGCGCCTCCGGCTCCAGCGGGTCGACCGTGCGGACGTACTTGTAGGTCTCCTCCGCCTTCTGGACGTCGCCCAGCTGCTCCTCGAAGGTGCGCGCGAGGCGCTTTCCGAGCGTGCGCTGGACCTCGTGGTCGGCGGGGTGAAGACCGAGCACGTCGGCGTACGCGTTGGCGAGGTGCTCCCAGCCGCCGTCGAGCAGCGCGGCGACGCGCGGAGCCTCTTCGCCGGCGCGCTCGTCGAGCGGGTACTCTTGCAGTACCCGCACGTAGACGGCGAGGGTCTGGACCGGATCGAGGAGCTTGTCCTCGAAGAGCTCGGCGATGCGGTAGTACGCCGCGAGCCGCTCCTCTTTGCCGCTGACGCGCCCCTCGACGACCTCAGGGGGGATGTGCGACAGCTGTGCTTCGTAGACCGCGGTGAGCTTCGCCCACTCCGCGGTGTTCTGGTAGAGCGGCTCGAGGATCTCGGCGACCTCGGCCTGCAGGAGGTTCTGCGCGAAGAGCCCCTCGAGCGCGGCGAGCGTGCCCTGGTGGTCCGGAGCGGAAGAGATGACCTCGCGGTACGAGGCGATCGCCAGCTCAACGGCGCCGAGCTTGAGCTCGTACACTTGCCCGAGCCGGAAGCTCAGCTCGAGACCCTCGGCCGGCGAGTCGGCGATCTCCGCCTCCCGCTTGAGGATGGCGGCGAGCTCGCTCCACCGCTCGGTCACGGTGAACAGCCGATCGAGAGAGCGCAGCGCCACCAGGTTCTCTGGCTGCACCTCGAGCACTCGCTGGAAGCGAATGATCGCGTTGACGTTGTCCTCGAGCGAGAGCTCGAAGATCTGCGCCGTGCGGAGCCCGAGCTCAACGAAGCGGTCCGGGTTCTCGGCGAGCCGCGCGAGCTCCGCGTCGTAGAGCGCCGCCACGTCGCCGTAGAGGCCGAGCGCGAGCGCGATCCGCTCCAGGTTCTGGAGCGTGACGTCGTTGCCGTTGTCGAACACGAGCGCTCGCGCGAACGTGTCGAAGGCGTTCTTCGCCTCGTCGAGCGCGTCCTCGTAAAGCCGCGCGATCCGGTGGAGCAGATCGACGCTGAGGAAGGCGTCGTCGCTGTGCGCGACCTGCACCTCGTGGACCGCGACCAGCGCGCGCCACTCGCCCGCAGCCTCGTAGATCGGCTCGAGCACCGCCGCCGCAGCGAGCGGCTCGACCGCGCCGGACTTGAGGCCCTCGAGGGCGCGCAGCGTGGGCGCGTGATCGGGCGCCTGGCCGAGAATGTCGCGGTAGAGCTCCACCGCGCGGGGCACGTCCTCAAGGCGCTTCTCGTAGAGCTCCGCGATTCGGTACTGGAAGCCGATGGCCTCCGCACCGTCGGCGCACATCTCGCTCTCGCGAGTGAGCACGCTGAGCAGCTCGGTCCAGTTCTGGGCGTGCTCGTAGAGCACGTCGAGCCGGGAGAGCGCCTGCAGGTCGTCGGGATCCAGCTCGAGGATGCGCTGGTACGTGTCGATCGCGCGAGGCACGTCGCCGAGCTCTCGCTCGTAGACCGCGCCGACCTGGTAGAGAATGCGCTTCTTCTCGTCGGGGTCGACGATGAGGTCGACCTTGCGCGCGTACACCGCGAGGAGATCCGCCCAGCGGCTCAGCTCGAGGTAGCGCGTGACGAGCGCGTCGAGGGCGCGGAGGTCGTCCGGGTCGAGCTCGAGGAGCACGTTGTAGACCGCGATGGCGGCCTCGGGCTTCGAGAGCACGTCCTCTTCGATGGCCGCGGCCTGGAAGAGCGCGTGCTTCTTGTCGTCCGGCTCGTCGAGGATCTCGGCCTTGCGCTGGAGCGTGAGCGAGAGCTCCGCGTAGCGCTCGGTCTGCCGGAACAAGCGCTCGAGCGACTCGATCGCGTTCAGGTTGGTCGGGTCCTGCGTGAGGACGCGGCGGTAGTGGGCGATCGCCGTGTCCACGCTGCCGATGTCGCGCTCGTGGACCTCGGCGCTCATGGTGAGGAGCGTGCTCGACAGCACCACGTCGGTGGTGGCGAGCGCCTGGCGCTCGTACACGTCGGCGAGGTCCTGGAAGCGGCCCGTCGTGCGAGCGACGCGGTCGATCTGCGTCTGCGTTCGGTCGCTCGCGGGATCGGCCGCGAGGGCGCGCGCGAGCGTGGTGAACGCCGAGTCGAGATCGCCGGCGGCGTCCTCGTGGAGCTGAGCGATCTGGTGGAGCAGCTCGACCTGGCGCGACGCGTCGTCGCTGCGGCGGACCTGCACCTCGTGGGCGCCGATGAGCTTCGCGAAGTCGCCCGTCTGGCGGTAGAGGGGCTCGAGGAGATCGGCGATGCGCAGCTCGTGCGCGGAATCCGCGCCGAGACGCTCGAGCGCGGCGAGGGCGGGGGCGTTGCTTATCTCGCGGTCGAGCACCTCGCGGTAGCCTTCGATGGCGACCTCGACCTGCCCCATTTCGGACTCGCGGAGCGCCGCGAGGCGGAGCATCAGGCCAATTTGGGCGGCCTCGTCCTGAGCGAGCACGAGCTGCGCCTCGAGGTTGTCGGCGAGCTCACTCCACATGCGCTGACGCGTGAAGAGCGCGTCGAGCGCGGAGAGCGCGGCGGCGCTGGCCGAGTCGATCTCGAGGACCTTGCGCCAGCAACCGACCGCGGCTTCGGGGCGGCCCAGGTTCACGTCGTACGTGGCCGCCATCTGACCGTAGAGCTGCTCTCGCTCGTCAGGGTCGACGCTCTGATCGATCCGCCGCTCGAAGACGCTGATGAGGTCCGTCCACCGCTCGGTGCGGACGAACAGCTGCTCCAGGGCCGCGAGCGCGGGCGCGTCGGCGGGATCGAGAGACAGCACCTTGCCGTAGGCAGCGGCGGCCGCGTCGATCTCGCCGAGGTGCTCCAGGACGTTGGCCTGGCGCATCCAGTACTCACGCGCGAGGGCGGCGTCGGTGAGGGTCTCCGCGACCTCGTTGTAGAGCGCGGTGAGCTTCGTCCACGCATTCGATGCGTCGGCGACCCGCTCGAGCTCCGCGCGCGTGTCGGCGAGGGCAGGCTGCTCCTTCACCGCCAGAGCGAGCGCGTCGAACGCCTTCCCCTGGTCGGCGAGCGCCTCGCCGCTGATGCGCGCGATCTTCCGGAGCAGCTGCACCTTCCGATCCGAGTCGGCGTCGGTCTGGCTCAGGATCTCGAGCGCGTTGATCAGCTTCACCCAGTCGCCACGCTCCTCGTAGATGCCTTCGAGGATCGTGGCGGCCTCGCCGCGGAGGCTCTCGTTCGTGAGGAGCGCCTCGAGCGCGAGCCGCGCCCCTTCGTGGGCGGGCGCGAGGAAGAGGATCTCGCGGTAGTTCTCGAGCGCGCCGGCGGCGTCGCCGAGGTGCGTCTCGAGCACGCCACCAAGGCGGTGCTTGAGGTCGACGATCTCCTCCTCGGAGAGGTCGAGCTCGATGCGGCGGCGGAGCACGTCCGCGTACGGCGCCCAGCGCTCAAGTTGCCTGTAGAGTACATCCAACGCGGCGAGGGCCTGGGTGTCGGTAGGCTCCTCTTCGAGCACCGCGTCGTACGTATCGATGGCGCGATCGACGTCGCGCAGCTCAGTCTCGTAGAGCTTCGCGATCTCGTAGCTGATGAGCTTCTTGTCCTCCGAGGTCGGGGCGAGCTCGCGCTTCTTCTCGTAGATGCCGAGCAGCTCGCCGAACTTCTTCGTCTCGCGATAGAGGCGCTCGAGTGCCTCGAGCGCGGCGGGGTTCTCACCGTCCGCCTCGTACACGGCGCGGTAGGCGGCGAGCGCGCTCTCCACGTCGTGGCGCTCCTCCACGTGCACGCGACCTAGGCGGAGTCGGAGCATCACCGCGAGATCGTGGTCGGCGGAGTCGTCGGCGCGACGCACGACCACGTCGTACGCCTCGACGACGCGCTGCCAGCCGCCCACGGCCTTCGCCGCGCGCTCCACGTCGAGCGACGCCGCCTCGTCCTGGGGCGAGACGTCGAAGGCCGTGAGGTAGCGCTCGAAGGCCCTCTGGGGGTCCTTGACCTTCGTCTCGTAGAGCGCGGCGACCTCTCGGAGCAGTCGGACCTTCTCGAGGTCGTCTTCTTCGTGGCCGAGCTTCACCTCGATCGCGTTGGCGAGGCTCTTCGAGTTGTTCGCCGCCGTGTAGATGGGGATGAGCGCCTCAGCGGCGCGCAGGCTCTGGGGCTCGAGCTCGAGCACCTTCTCGTAGGCGCGCGCGGCCCGATCGGCCTTCTGCTTCTTATCCGCCCAGAGCTCGGCGATCTTGAAGAGCAGGCCGATCTTGGCCTCGGCGTTCGCCTCCTTGGCCTCCTGCTGCTCGAGGACACGGATGAACTCGTCCCACTTGCCGCTCTCGGCGTAGAAGACCTCGAGGTCGTCCCACCGTCCGAGCACCAGGTACTTCTTCTTCAGCGCCTCCTGCGCCTTGCGATCTCCCGGCTCGAGGGCGAGCAGCTGGCGCCACGCGTTGACCGCGCCTTCGTCGTTGCCGAGGCGGTCACCGTAGAAGGTGCCGAGCTTCGAGAGGATCTGGACGCGGGCAGCGTCGTCGTAGGTGACTTCGACCTGTCGCTCCAAGACCACGACGAGCTTGTCGTATTCCTTGGAGCGCTCGTAGAGCTGCGAGAGCGCGCCGAGCGCCTCTGCGTTGCTCTCGTCGGTGGTGAGCACCTCGTTCCACAGCTCGATGCACACCTCGGGCTTCTTCACGCGCTCGGTCGCGAGCTTCGCGATCTCGAGGAACTTCGCGGCGCGCTCGGCTCCGTACGTGCGCTCTGCCTCGCGTCGGTGAAGCGTGAGGAGCTTCTCCCAGTCGCGGCGCTTCTCGTACATCTGGCGGAGGAAGTCGTTTGGCGACCGCGTTCTCCGGAGTCGATCTCGACCACCTGCTCGTAGGCCTTCACGGCCTCGGCCTGATTGGCGAACTTGCCGGTGTAGAGCTCGGCTGCCTTCGTGAACAGCTCGACCTTCTCGACCGGATCGGGCACGAGCGCCGCGAGCGAGAGGAGCGTACGAACGTACTCGTTGTAGCGCTTCGCTGCCTCCTGCTTCTCGGCCGCCGCGCGCAGCTCCGCGATCTTCTCCTCGTCGACCGCGCCGGACGCCGGCGAAGCGACGGGCGTGGGCTCCGCGGGGGGCGCCGCCGCCGCGGCGGGCGCGGCGGCTTCGGGCTCTTCCGCGACGGCCGCAGGCGCCTCCGCGACGGCCGCAGGCGCCTCCGCGACGGCCGCAGGCGCCTCCGCGACGGCCGCAGGCGCCTCCGGCGCCTCCGCGACGGGCTCCTCCGCGACCGCGGCAGGGGTCTCGGCCACCGCCGCAGGGACCGGGGGAGGCGGCTCGGACGCGGGCATCGGCGGCGCCGCGATCGTCGGCGCATCCGCCGGCTCGTCCTCTTCCGGCTGGACCGTGGCTAGACGCGCCGGGGCGTCGATGGCCGCGATGCGTGCAGACGCGAGCTCGAGGGTCGTTGGATCGATCGCCGCGAGCTCGACGGTCTCGGCGTCGTGCATGGTCACCGGGAGGACGGAGCGGCTCGCGGCGGGCGCGCCAAGGGCTTCGCCGATTTGCGTCTCGAACGCGAGCACCGTCGGGTGATCGGGGACGAGCGACTTGAGACGCTCGAGGCTCACCCGCGCGCGAATGAGATTCCCCAGGCTGCGCCACGCGATCGTGCCTGCTTGCGACAAGAGGAACGCGAGGTTCTCGGGCGTCGTCTGCTGCGTCGCCGCCTCTTCGGCGAGGCCGAGCACGCCCTCCCAATCGCCGCCCTTCTTGCCGCGCAGGTCGCGCAGGTACTGGAAGGCGCCTTCGTTCGACGCGTCGTAGCGCACGGCCTGCTCGAGCCAGCTCGCGCCTACTTCGAGGTTGCCGTGGCGCGCGCCCCAGCGCACGCCAAACGCGAGCGCCGCCTGTCCACGCGCGTGCCTATCGGACAGCTCTGCGACGATCGCGGCCTGCACTTGCTGCAGCTCTTCGCCGCGCCCCGCGTCGATGAGGAGCCCCTCGTAGAGCGCCGCGACCTGCTGCGCGCTCGGGTCCGCCGCGTAGGCGGTGTGCATGAGCCCCTCGAGCTCGTCAGGGGCGAAGCGACGCGCGACGCGCGCGGCGCGCAGGAGCACGCGGGCTTTCGCTCCGGGCGGGAGCTGCGCCGACGCGCGAACCAAGTGCGCGACGTGGGTCTGCCACGACCCGCTCTCGACCTGCACGTCCTCGAGGCACGCGCTCGCGAGCGCTGCGCTCGGGCCGCCCTCCGCTGCGCCGAGGCTCTTCGCGTACGTGGACGTCGCGCGGTCGTAGTCGCCGGCGTCGCAAAGCACGTCGCCGAGCTCGAGCAACAGCTCGGCGCTGCGCGGGCCCTTGAGCGTCTTGAGCTCGAGCTCGAGGAGCTTCTGCACCATGTTCAACTTGCCGAGATCCCAGTAGACGGAGCGCGCGCGCGCGAGGCTCTCCGTCACCGCCGGATTCAGCTTGAACGCGTCTTGGAAGTGCTTCAGGGCCTTCACCCCGAGCAGGAATTTGTCCTCGAGCAAGAGCCCGAGCCGCAGATGGCTGCGCGACTTCTCCTCGTTCGTTCCAGACGAAGTGCTCTGCTCGAGCTCCTCGACAAGCCCTTGCCAATCCCGAACGTTCTCGAGATGCGAAAGACGCTCCTGAAGGTCCATTGACTCCCTCGGTCCGATTCACACGCCGAAGCTCACTTCGTGCGACGTGCCGCGCTCGACACGCCTCCGCTGAGCAGGTGAATTTCCGTACTCAAGCTACCAGAGGCCGCACGGCAGGTGTGCGGCTTCTCTCGCGCGATCGAATTTTTCCGAGCCCCGGGCGGACCTCACACGATCACGGCCCATTGAACGGCAAACGCCCGCCGCGGGCGAAGCCGCGGAGGGCGCGTGAGCGTCGCATGCGGGGTCGGGCTACTGCAGCTGACCGCCGAGCTTGGTCGCGAGCTGCTGGCTCTGCGAGCACTGGTCGGCGTAGCGCGCGGCTGCGGCGCCCTTGCAAACGATCTTGTTGAACGACTGGAGCTGCTGAATCGCCTCGCTCTTTCGCGGCGGCTTCACGGTGGCGTACGCGGCGCCGAGGTTGAAGAAGGCGATCTGCTCGCCGCCCGAGCTGCACTGCCCGCACGCCTTCTTGGCGGCCTCGTACTCGGGCACCGAGCCGCTGATGTCGCCCTTCATTTCCCTGATCTGACCGGCGAGGCTGTGCAGCCCGAAGAGCCCCTTGTCGCCCTCCTTGCCGAACGAGAGGCCCTCCTTGACGACCTGCTCGGCCTGATCGAGGTACCCGAGGCGAATGTACAGATCCGCGAGCGGGATGTAGAACGAGAGGACATCGGGCTTCGTCTCGATGGCCTTCGAGTACGAGCGCAGCGCGCCCTGCTCGTCGTCCAAGTGGAGCAGCACCTCGCCGAGCTCGAAGTGCGCGTCCGCAAGGTTCGGGTCCTTCGAGATCGCCTGCTCGAGCGGCTCCTTCGCCTCGGCCCAAGTCGCGGGGCCCTTCACGGCCATGCGCGCCTGCGCCATGCCACGCTGGAAGTAGTAGTTCGCGAACGTCGGCGCGACGGCCTCCGCGCGCTTGCACGTGGAGGCGACCTTGTCCCAGGCCTCCTTCTTCGTGTACGCGAGCGCGAGCTTCCAGAGAATGCGGTGGTTCGTGGGATCGAGGTTCGTGGCCTGCTCGTACTTCGAGATCGCCTCTTCGATGTTGACCGACTTCGACTTGTCCCCCTCATTCGCGAGGTTGACAGCTTCGATGTTGTTCCGGCTGCACCCCGACGCGGTGGCGAGGATCAGTACGACCGGAACGGCGAGCTTTGCGAACGTCTTCATCGGCGCGGCATCCTAGGGCAGAAGGTCGGTCACTCTCAACCAAAAGCGGCGGCGAGGCCGATCCGTTTCTCGCAGCGCCTCCGAGGCACGATGGCGCGCTTCGCAATCCACGAATCAAGAACGAGAACGCCGCCCGAGCCGTGAGGCGCGGGCGGCGTGCGAGCGTGCAGCGGGGCGATCAGTCGCCAGGGCTGAACGTGATGGGATAGACGACCGTGACGATGCCGCCCTCAGGCTGCGGGAACGACAGGTTGCCGAACCCGCGGACGACGCACGACACCACCGCGCGATCGCTGAGGTCGGAGCCGCCGTCCTGGGCCGTGGAGACCGCGCCCGAGCGGTCGATGACGAACTTCACCGCGACGCGCCCGGTGAGCGCCGGGTTCGTGCGCAGACCGTTCTCGTAGCAGAGACGGAACCGACCGAAGTTCTGGCGGACGATACGCTGGATGACCTCCGGAGGGAGGCGACCGTTGACCTGCGTCGCGCCTTGACGGAGCTTCGGGGTCTTCGTCGCGTGCGAGCCGCCGAGGCGGCCATGGCCGTTGCCCATGCCCTGCCCCGTGCCGGTGCCAGCGCCGTGACCGATGGTGCCGATGTTGCCGAGGCCGATGCCCTCGCCGCGACCGCCACCACCCTCGCCGACACCCGAGAGGCCGAGGCCGCCCGCGCCGAACGAGTCGCCGATGCTGTCGCCCCACATGTTACCGCGCGCGGACATGGGATCGTTGCCGGACGACTCTTCCCTGCCCCACGGAGCGGTCGGGGCGTTCGGATCGCCGCCGGCGCCAACGTTGAGCAGACCGATCATGCCGAACTCTGCCGCCTCTTTCAGCGCGGCCTGTCGCGCGATGTGGGGGTCGGCGTTGTCGGCGGGGCCCTGCACGCCGAAACGGTTTCCCGTCGCCTTCGTGTTCGGGTTACCCATCGAGCCCTCTTCGCCCTTCGCGCGCGTACCCGTGCCGCCTTCCTTGTTGTCGGCGTTGTTGTCCGCGACCTGCTCGGTCGGCTTCTCTTCCTGCTCGCGCTCGGCCGCCGCGTTCAGCATCTTCTGCATGAGCAGGATCTGGTCGCGGTCGATCGCCTCGCTGTCGTCGAGGTTCATCTTCGGCATGAAGAACGCCAGCGACGCGACGATGCCGATGTGGAGCAACGACGAGAGCCCGACGAAGAGGAACGCCGCGGGATCCGCGCCGGCGAAGATGCCGGCCGGCGGCGCCTTGCCCGCGTTGACCGTGCTGACCTGGAAGACGAGCCCACCCTCGAGCTCCATCCGCGCCTTCGCGCTGGCAGGGAGATCGAACTCGTGCCCACCCGACAGCTCGCTCGAGGGACGCGCGCGACCCGAGGCGATGAGCTCCTGGAAGGTCACCTTGCCCTGTCCGGGGATCTCGACGGCGCCAGTAGCGCGGGGGAAGATCACGAGGGCCGCCGCGCCGCCGCGAGCGACGACCACGGGCGCGCGAGTCGTGCCGAGGGCCTCGCTGGGGACGAAGTAGTCACACACGACCTGCGTCTCTTCGCCGACGAAGAACGAGCGCGGCGGAGAGAGGTGCGAGACGTGGAGGACGTTCGTGTCCCACATCACCATGACCTCGAGGGCGGCGACGTGCGCGACCTCGACCTCGTCTGGGTTCACCTCGGGGCCGCTCTTGATGAGCTTGTAGGTGGTAGGCGCGTTCGGGTCGTAGTCGCTGCCGCCGGGCGAGTAGCCCACGCCGGCATCGGCAGCCGCCGCGACGAAGGGGTTCGCGGGCGCCGCCGCGAACGGGTTCGCCGCCGCTGCCGCGAACGGGTTCGCCGCAGGAGCCGCCGCGAACGGGTTCGCCGCCGCAGCGGGCGCTGCCGCGAACGGGTTCGCCGCAGGCGCGGGCGCCG comes from Myxococcales bacterium and encodes:
- a CDS encoding tetratricopeptide repeat protein, which codes for MYEKRRDWEKLLTLHRREAERTYGAERAAKFLEIAKLATERVKKPEVCIELWNEVLTTDESNAEALGALSQLYERSKEYDKLVVVLERQVEVTYDDAARVQILSKLGTFYGDRLGNDEGAVNAWRQLLALEPGDRKAQEALKKKYLVLGRWDDLEVFYAESGKWDEFIRVLEQQEAKEANAEAKIGLLFKIAELWADKKQKADRAARAYEKVLELEPQSLRAAEALIPIYTAANNSKSLANAIEVKLGHEEDDLEKVRLLREVAALYETKVKDPQRAFERYLTAFDVSPQDEAASLDVERAAKAVGGWQRVVEAYDVVVRRADDSADHDLAVMLRLRLGRVHVEERHDVESALAAYRAVYEADGENPAALEALERLYRETKKFGELLGIYEKKRELAPTSEDKKLISYEIAKLYETELRDVDRAIDTYDAVLEEEPTDTQALAALDVLYRQLERWAPYADVLRRRIELDLSEEEIVDLKHRLGGVLETHLGDAAGALENYREILFLAPAHEGARLALEALLTNESLRGEAATILEGIYEERGDWVKLINALEILSQTDADSDRKVQLLRKIARISGEALADQGKAFDALALAVKEQPALADTRAELERVADASNAWTKLTALYNEVAETLTDAALAREYWMRQANVLEHLGEIDAAAAAYGKVLSLDPADAPALAALEQLFVRTERWTDLISVFERRIDQSVDPDEREQLYGQMAATYDVNLGRPEAAVGCWRKVLEIDSASAAALSALDALFTRQRMWSELADNLEAQLVLAQDEAAQIGLMLRLAALRESEMGQVEVAIEGYREVLDREISNAPALAALERLGADSAHELRIADLLEPLYRQTGDFAKLIGAHEVQVRRSDDASRQVELLHQIAQLHEDAAGDLDSAFTTLARALAADPASDRTQTQIDRVARTTGRFQDLADVYERQALATTDVVLSSTLLTMSAEVHERDIGSVDTAIAHYRRVLTQDPTNLNAIESLERLFRQTERYAELSLTLQRKAEILDEPDDKKHALFQAAAIEEDVLSKPEAAIAVYNVLLELDPDDLRALDALVTRYLELSRWADLLAVYARKVDLIVDPDEKKRILYQVGAVYERELGDVPRAIDTYQRILELDPDDLQALSRLDVLYEHAQNWTELLSVLTRESEMCADGAEAIGFQYRIAELYEKRLEDVPRAVELYRDILGQAPDHAPTLRALEGLKSGAVEPLAAAAVLEPIYEAAGEWRALVAVHEVQVAHSDDAFLSVDLLHRIARLYEDALDEAKNAFDTFARALVFDNGNDVTLQNLERIALALGLYGDVAALYDAELARLAENPDRFVELGLRTAQIFELSLEDNVNAIIRFQRVLEVQPENLVALRSLDRLFTVTERWSELAAILKREAEIADSPAEGLELSFRLGQVYELKLGAVELAIASYREVISSAPDHQGTLAALEGLFAQNLLQAEVAEILEPLYQNTAEWAKLTAVYEAQLSHIPPEVVEGRVSGKEERLAAYYRIAELFEDKLLDPVQTLAVYVRVLQEYPLDERAGEEAPRVAALLDGGWEHLANAYADVLGLHPADHEVQRTLGKRLARTFEEQLGDVQKAEETYKYVRTVDPLEPEALENLDRIYLSLEQWRELAEVLESRVKVPMEQVDLVDLYARLGEVYETRLLDAANATRAYRTIFDGLERGHEGAIAALSRIYEAEGAWVLLNGVFERELENAAGDAAEADIRAKLARLASERLNDATRAIDTWKLVLDLRGEDPEALFALAGLYEGQQAWRELVDVLERQHDIAESDDDRVNILTRRARVFTECLASDELALSDWNRVLDYDYSNLAALRAIAEIRRREDDPTELVSALHQQVDRAAALLDAEELKALFRELGRTYGDRLAQPYDAAEAWRKLLEVEADLEALDALEAIYREQEQPVDVIDVKMRRADALADVPARIEELRGVAALWRDTVGEPDKATLAWQKVLELDETHDEAFLELEALHTAAARWEALIELYLARRETRTDVPERSDLLRRVAKVCEEKAEDKGAALDALLTAFEEDFHDKETSKYLERMALATSRWGEVIQRANDLLQQQTEAPQKVRLCLHLAKWYGEDLGHPEYAQPFYQQIVQLDPNNVGALRQMAQLYRKNANWQQLGATLTRALEVAVGDTDRKEVLTELGELLDSQMSQTDQAVGYFTRALEVDGKFLPAIENLERIYASRVQNRELVDILHRKVGALDAPDLIAQTKLRIATLYEAMPAEGQKAAQLYREVLEIEPENLQSLRGLGRVYEALQLWPDLVRVHENELEVVTTERERIDLLMKLARLQEEQFLKADLAAQHLEHAVEIDPNQEEAYVALARCYRKLRQWEPLIATYERHISATIDRRTKVELYGAIAQVYSDEISDPERAIDAYRNIVDLEETNVPALEALSKLYEKTGDITQAIDAMTRVAELTPDAKQRVEAYYRIGKALDEKVGDRLSAQDKYEMAMDLDPSHIPSLQALRVLAMDNADYDKAARYLDQEQSYTAVPRQRARILVELGRLREEMLGEHEAAVLAWESANEADPDNEDAALPLAHDYVARELWEKAEPLLEMLTRKAGKRDRSEQHDLWNNLGRVQASLGKDDRALKAYSAAQQLDLTDQVTIRGLAEVCFRLRDWAGALNNFQKVLTTLGEDELDARADVYFKLGRIKREQGQAKQAINNFEKALGVDPAHRPTLDALIEVYSDVKDWKQVVAYKRQILDNVMDGDERFKMLVEIADIWQDFDKSPAKAIEALEEAKDLKPEDRPLLHKMLSLYESTGSWARMIDTVQAIADMEKDPIRKSKFIFTMAQLFRDKEGDQERAVELFNEALDLNPRDLQAFERINKILTNQQDWKGLERAYRKMLRRLSTANVSDSDLEYSLWHSLGLIYRDRQRDWSSAIEAFKMATRFKPDEALERQILAELYENTDNTEAAMGEHLIVLQKEPLRVDPYRSLYKLSLKMHDYDRAWCMCAALSFLHKADAEEQRFFEDYRPRGMIQVKSRLDNEQWVKNLFHKDDNIFIGKIFEFVTPAAILAKTTALAQAKQLPSLDKRFKQDPATSTVTFAKTFGWAAQVLGIQLPELYLRNDVPGALVTVPSRPVASVAGNTVLTGFSPQELTFIVGKHLAHYRSEHYIKTLFPTLDELKVILFSAIKIVLPDFAVPENMAQAVASTASTFVKYMQPVERDSLRLVVNRFVEDGARADLKRWMQATEVTAARAGLLLCADLDIAKKIIGAEQQLPGDLPPQEKMKELLVFSVSEQYLALRKVLGIAVG
- a CDS encoding tetratricopeptide repeat protein; the protein is MKTFAKLAVPVVLILATASGCSRNNIEAVNLANEGDKSKSVNIEEAISKYEQATNLDPTNHRILWKLALAYTKKEAWDKVASTCKRAEAVAPTFANYYFQRGMAQARMAVKGPATWAEAKEPLEQAISKDPNLADAHFELGEVLLHLDDEQGALRSYSKAIETKPDVLSFYIPLADLYIRLGYLDQAEQVVKEGLSFGKEGDKGLFGLHSLAGQIREMKGDISGSVPEYEAAKKACGQCSSGGEQIAFFNLGAAYATVKPPRKSEAIQQLQSFNKIVCKGAAAARYADQCSQSQQLATKLGGQLQ
- a CDS encoding AgmX/PglI C-terminal domain-containing protein; translation: MEGKGKVALTFALYQGEQLIRRDTVAQDIVKVGKDPRSHLRVDDELASRMHAVIEVASEGDITLIDLGNEPGTMVNGQRVNKCKVRPGDQIQIGSTTIVLESAGPAAEAAAPELAAPVAAPAPEAAPSSGDPGVNPFAAAPPASNPFAAAPAPAANPFAAAPAAAANPFAAAPAANPFAAAAANPFAAAPANPFVAAAADAGVGYSPGGSDYDPNAPTTYKLIKSGPEVNPDEVEVAHVAALEVMVMWDTNVLHVSHLSPPRSFFVGEETQVVCDYFVPSEALGTTRAPVVVARGGAAALVIFPRATGAVEIPGQGKVTFQELIASGRARPSSELSGGHEFDLPASAKARMELEGGLVFQVSTVNAGKAPPAGIFAGADPAAFLFVGLSSLLHIGIVASLAFFMPKMNLDDSEAIDRDQILLMQKMLNAAAEREQEEKPTEQVADNNADNKEGGTGTRAKGEEGSMGNPNTKATGNRFGVQGPADNADPHIARQAALKEAAEFGMIGLLNVGAGGDPNAPTAPWGREESSGNDPMSARGNMWGDSIGDSFGAGGLGLSGVGEGGGGRGEGIGLGNIGTIGHGAGTGTGQGMGNGHGRLGGSHATKTPKLRQGATQVNGRLPPEVIQRIVRQNFGRFRLCYENGLRTNPALTGRVAVKFVIDRSGAVSTAQDGGSDLSDRAVVSCVVRGFGNLSFPQPEGGIVTVVYPITFSPGD